Proteins from a genomic interval of Chanodichthys erythropterus isolate Z2021 chromosome 6, ASM2448905v1, whole genome shotgun sequence:
- the rpl29 gene encoding 60S ribosomal protein L29 codes for MAKSKNHTTHNQSRKWHRNGIKKPRSQRYESLKGVDPKFLRNMRFAKKHNKKGARTIARKAAAAATK; via the exons ATGGCCAAGTCGAAGAACCACACCACACACAACCAGT CTCGTAAGTGGCACAGAAACGGCATCAAGAAGCCTCGCTCTCAGCGCTACGAGTCTCTCAAAGGG GTGGATCCCAAGTTTCTGAGGAACATGCgctttgccaagaaacacaacAAGAAGGGGGCGAGGACTATCGCTAGGAAAGCGGCAGCGGCGGCGACTAAATAG
- the mybl2b gene encoding v-myb avian myeloblastosis viral oncogene homolog-like 2b: MSWWARGEEEEEAMCQDTDSDVADQKDCGKVKVKWTQEEDDKLRKLVLNVGPNDWKYIAGFLPSRSEHQCQHRWFKVLDPDLVKGPWTKEEDEKVIELVKKYGSKQWAMVAKHLKGRLGKQCRERWHNHLNPDVKKCSWTPEEDLIIYKAHCVLGNRWAEIAKLLPGRTDNAVKNHWNSTIKRKVETGYYTGVDTTLHELQQTESDETGQQQVEFCYDGASEGLPGEVIKRDPEAHEKVTTAPQKTASPKTPKAPTTPKSEGGDSNVSTWVMDSSGFLSPSAAPTLKEVMELMDGDLEGWCTMSDFELPEESQSSELLQFRLEGSALQELSKGSKGELIPISPGGATPPSILSRRSRRRIALSPDPNDSMTPKSTPVKILPFSPSQFLNMWTKQDTLDLENPSLTSTPVCSQKAVVTTPLHRDKTPLTQKENSLFITPNHKSDLDTTPRTPTPFKNAMEKYGPLRPLPPTPNLEEDLKEVLRSEAGIELIVEDETPTEKKRKQVYRPPMKKVRKSLALDVIDCSETVSARKQQIKHAVRAHQKAQTVRPLPLETSCAVKEENLLDQGFILGPNESGLPSKPAPQMLKMTPPLPMSPAWETVVCGRTKDQLIMTEKARRYLRSLKCHAPNRALILS, translated from the exons ATGTCGTGGTGGGCGCGCGG tgaggaagaggaggaggccATGTGTCAGGACACAGACTCTGATGTCGCTGACCAGAAGGATTGTGGGAAAGTGAAGGTGAAATGGACGCAGGAGGAG GATGATAAGCTGCGGAAACTGGTGCTGAACGTCGGACCAAATGACTGGAAATACATCGCTGGCTTTTTACCT AGCCGATCGGAGCATCAGTGTCAGCATCGCTGGTTCAAAGTTCTGGATCCGGATCTGGTCAAAGGACCCTGGACCAAAGAGGAGGACGAGAAG GTGATTGAGCTGGTGAAGAAGTACGGCAGCAAGCAGTGGGCGATGGTGGCCAAACACCTGAAGGGCCGTCTGGGAAAGCAGTGCCGGGAACGCTGGCACAACCACCTCAACCCAGACGTCAAGAAGTGCTCGTGGACCCCGGAGGAAGATCTCATCATCTACAAGGCTCACTGCGTGCTGGGAAACCGCTGGGCGGAGATCGCCAAACTGCTGCCCGGAAG AACAGACAATGCGGTGAAAAACCACTGGAACTCCACCATCAAGCGTAAGGTGGAGACGGGTTATTACACCGGTGTGGACACGACGCTCCACGAGCTCCAGCAGACCGAGAGCGACGAGACCGGCCAGCAGCAG gtGGAGTTCTGCTATGACGGAGCCAGTGAGGGACTGCCAGGAGAAGTCATAAAGCGG GATCCTGAAGCACATGAGAAGGTCACCACTGCTCCACAGAAAACTGCTTCTCCCAAGACACCAAAAGCTCCAACAACCCCCAAAAGTGAAGGCGGAGACTCTAACGTGTCCACCTGGGTGATGGACAGCTCCGGATTCCTGTCTCCGTCAGCGGCCCCGACCCTGAAGGAGGTGATGGAGCTGATGGACGGG GATCTGGAGGGCTGGTGTACGATGTCGGACTTCGAGCTGCCGGAGGAGAGCCAGAGCTCCGAGCTGCTGCAGTTCCGTCTGGAGGGAAGCGCCCTGCAGGAGCTCAGCAAGGGCAGCAAAGGAGAGCTCATCCCCATCTCCCCCGGCGGAGCCACGCCCCCGTCCATCCTGAGCCGCCGCAGCCGCCGCCGCATCGCCCTCTCGCCCGACCCCAACGACTCCATGACCCCGAAGAGCACGCCGGTCAAGATCCTGCCCTTCTCTCCCTCACAG TTCCTCAACATGTGGACCAAGCAGGACACGCTGGACCTGGAGAACCCGTCTCTGACCTCCACGCCGGTGTGCAGCCAGAAGGCGGTGGTCACGACCCCGCTGCACCGGGACAAAACCCCGCTCACGCAGAAGGAAAACTCTCT GTTCATCACACCGAATCACAAGTCTGATCTGGACACGACGCCCCGGACGCCCACTCCGTTTAAGAACGCCATGGAGAAATACGGCCCTCTGCGGCCACTG CCTCCGACACCAAATCTGGAGGAGGACCTTAAAGAAGTGTTGCGCAGCGAAGCCGGAATTGAGTTGATCGTAGAAGATGAAACTCCTACTGAGAAGAAACGCAAACAAGTG TATCGTCCTCCCATGAAGAAAGTGCGTAAATCTCTGGCTCTCGATGTCATCGACTGCAGCGAGACGGTTTCTGCCCGAAAGCAGCAGATCAAACACGCGGTCCGAGCGCATCAGAAG GCTCAAACCGTGCGGCCGCTCCCTCTCGAGACGTCCTGTGCTGTGAAGGAGGAGAACCTGCTGGATCAGGGATTTATTCTGGGACCGAATGAGAGCGGGCTTCCCTCCAAACCTGCGCCGCAGATGCTGAAGATGACTCCTCCCCTTCCT ATGTCTCCAGCCTGGGAAACTGTCGTCTGTGGACGGACAAAAGACCAGCTGATCATGACGGAGAAAGCCCGACGGTACCTTCGCTCTTTAAAGTGTCACGCCCCGAACCGAGCCCTCATCCTCTCCTGA
- the si:ch73-303b9.1 gene encoding uncharacterized protein si:ch73-303b9.1: MDSGRDRPELTVSGEGPSMSDFDRGFCTDQSLSLSAVSVDGFLRPSKGVVLEYSEPNPCLNYSSLLSPLVALNKNVLSPGNALSLALSSPVEGKSSTPYERIRLQKPVLASSLDLSCVDLTATHPSWEVSLVKAIVESPKSCLESSWSPINPPAPPEVSLRTSSEELQRSWRETVWQGSAPAVPDPREELSSSNLAM, encoded by the exons ATGGATTCAGGACGGGACAGACCTG AGCTGACCGTGAGCGGCGAGGGCCCGtccatgtctgactttgacagaGGGTTCTGCACGGACCAGAGTCTGTCCCTGTCAGCGGTGTCAGTCGACGGGTTCCTGAGGCCCAGTAAAGGCGTTGTGCTGGAGTACTCGGAGCCCAACCCGTGTCTGAACTACTCCAGCCTCTTATCACCTTTAGTTGCTCTCAACAAGAACGTTCTCTCTCCAGGAAACGCCTTGAGCTTGGCGCTGAGCAGCCCGGTGGAAGGAAAGTCCTCCACGCCCTACGAGAGAATCCGGCTTCAGAAGCCCGTCCTGGCCAGCTCGCTGGACCTGTCCTGCGTGGACCTGACCGCCACCCACCCCTCATGGGAGGTGTCCCTCGTGAAGGCCATAGTCGAGAGCCCCAAGTCATGTCTGGAGTCCTCGTGGAGTCCCATCAACCCGCCGGCGCCTCCGGAGGTCTCGCTGCGGACGTCTTCAGAGGAGCTCCAGCGCTCCTGGAGGGAGACGGTCTGGCAGGGGTCGGCTCCGGCAGTCCCAGATCCCCGAGAGGAACTGAGCTCATCCAACTTGGCCATGTGA
- the ift52 gene encoding intraflagellar transport protein 52 homolog — MEREQRNIVILNASKRELFSSSSGFKSLQKKLRAQWRIQSIKEELSLEKLQGVKLWITAGPREKFTAAELEVLKQYLDAGGAILVMLGEGGEMKYDTNINFLLEEFGIMINSDAVIRNVYYKYFHPKEALVSNGVLNREISRAAGKVVTGMIDEENSGNNSQALTFVYPYGATLNVMKPAVAVLSTGSVCFPLNRPVLAFHQPKNAGKLAVLGSCHMFSDQYLDKEENSKIMDVVFQWLTTDGVPLNQIDAEDPEITDYTMLPDTGSLSERLRVCLQEGDENPRDFTSLFDTSLLKLHTNTLPSVLDSYKQLNVKHEALQLITPQFETPLPPLQPAVFQPAFRDLPPPMLDLFDLDETFSSEKVRLAQLSNKCTDDDLEFYVRKCGDILGVTGKLDKEKRDAKHILEHVFFQVVEFKKLNVEHDIDTTEARFNMY; from the exons ATGGAGAGAGAGCAGCGGAATATCGTCATTCTGAACGCGTCGAAGCGAGAGCTGTTCAGCTCCAGCTCCGGGTTCAAGAGCCTGCAGAAGAAGCTGAGAGCTCAGTGGAGGATCCAGAG CATCAAAGAGGAGCTGAGCTTGGAGAAGCTCCAGGGAGTGAAGTTATGGATCACCGCAGGCCCTCGAGAGAAGTTCACCGCCGCTGAG CTGGAGGTCCTGAAGCAGTATCTGGACGCTGGTGGAGCGATTCTGGTGATGCTCGGAGAAGGAGGAGAAATGAAATATGACACTAACATCAACTTCCTCCTGGAAGAGTTTGGCATTATGATAAACAGCG ATGCAGTAATAAGGAACGTCTATTACAAATATTTCCATCCCAAAGAAGCTCTCGTGTCCAACGGTGTTCTGAACAG GGAGATCAGTCGTGCCGCGGGTAAAGTGGTCACGGGAATGATTGATGAAGAAAATTCGGGGAATAATTCACA GGCGCTGACGTTCGTATACCCTTACGGAGCCACACTGAATGTGATGAAGCCGGCGGTGGCCGTCCTGTCCACTGGATCCGTGTGTTTTCCTCTCAACAGGCCTGTTCTGGCCTTCCATCAGCCGAAG AACGCCGGCAAGTTGGCAGTTCTGGGCTCGTGTCACATGTTCAGCGACCAGTACCTGGACAAGGAGGAGAACAGTAAAATCATG GATGTTGTGTTCCAGTGGCTCACGACCGACGGCGTTCCTCTCAACCAGATCGATGCAGAGGACCCGGAG ATCACGGACTACACCATGCTGCCGGACACTGGGAGTCTGTCGGAGCGTCTGAGGGTGTGTCTGCAGGAGGGAGACGAGAATCCGCGAGATTTCACATCTCTTTTTGACACGTCTCTGCTGAAGCTGCACACAAACACTCTTCCCTCAGTGCTGGA TTCTTACAAGCAGCTGAATGTAAAACATGAAGCTCTGCAGCTGATCACGCCTCAGTTTGAAACACCTCTGCCTCCTCTGCAGCCGGCC GTCTTTCAGCCGGCGTTTAGGGACCTTCCTCCTCCCATGCTGGACCTCTTTGACCTCGACGAGACCTTCTCCTCTGAGAAAGTGAGGCTGGCTCAGCTCTCAAACAAGT GTACCGACGATGATCTTGAGTTCTATGTGCGTAAATGTGGAGACATCTTAGGAGTGACGGGGAAGCTGGACAAGGAAAAGCGAGATGCCAAGCACATTCTGGAGCACGTCTTCTTCCAGGTGGTGGAGTTCAAGAAGCTCAATGTA GAGCATGACATCGACACCACAGAAGCACGGTTCAACATGTACTGA
- the srsf6b gene encoding serine and arginine rich splicing factor 6b isoform X1, which yields MPRVYVGRLSYHVREKDIQRFFSGYGKLLEIDLKNGYGFVEFEDTRDADDAVYELNGKDLCGERVIVEHARGPRRDRDGYGGGYGGGGRSSSGYSSRSRSGRDKYGPPVRTEYRLIVENLSSRCSWQDLKDFMRQAGEVTYADAHKERTNEGVIEFRSYSDMKRAIDKLDGTDINGRKIRLVEDKPRRRRSYSGSRSRSRSRRRSRSRSRRSSRSRSRSRSRSRSRSKRRSRSRSGRKSRSRSGRKSHSKSPTKSRSRKSKSRSRSRTQKSRSRSDARKSRSKSRSKSRSKSRSKSRSKSRSKAKSERDSRSRSKEKSVSKKSRSRSASPRENGDGERAKSASRSPSPKENRRQSESPGKRSASRSPSRSKSRSRSRSASQD from the exons GTACGGGTTCGTGGAGTTTGAAGACACCCGCGACGCAGATGACGCGGTGTACGAGCTGAACGGTAAAGACCTGTGCGGGGAGCGTGTGATCGTGGAGCACGCCCGAGGGCCGCGGCGGGACCGAGATGGATACGGTGGGGGTTATGGGGGCGGCGGGCGCA GCAGTAGTGGTTATAGCAGCAGGAGCCGAAGCGGAAGAGACAAATATGGGCCTCCGGTTCGCACAGAGTACCGTCTGATCGTGGAGAACCTGTCCAGTCGCTGCAGCTGGCAGGACCTCAAG GACTTCATGCGTCAGGCCGGAGAGGTGACCTACGCCGACGCCCACAAAGAACGGACCAATGAGGGCGTGATTGAGTTTCGCTCCTACTCCGATATGAAGAGAGCTATTGACAAGTTGGATGGCACCGATATTAACGGAAGAAAAATCCGTCTGGTGGAGGACAAGCCCAGACGCCGCCGTTCCTACTCTGGGAGCAGGTCCAG GTCTCGTAGCAGACGCCGTTCTCGCAGCAGGAGCCGCAGGAGTTCCCGGAGCCGTTCCCGCTCCAGATCTCG GTCAAGGTCCCGCAGCAAGCGCCGCTCCCGCTCCAGGTCCGGTCGCAAGTCCCGCTCCAGGTCCGGGAGGAAGTCTCACTCCAAGTCCCCGACAAAGTCCCGCTCCAGAAAGTCCAAGTCTCGGTCCCGCTCGCGCACGCAGAAGTCCCGCTCTCGCTCCGACGCGCGCAAATCTCGCTCCAAGAGCCGTTCCAAGAGTCGCTCCAAGAGCCGTTCCAAGAGTCGCTCCAAGAGCCGCTCCAAAGCGAAGTCGGAGAGAGATTCCAGAAGCCGCTCCAAGGAGAAGTCTGTGAGTAAGAAGTCCCGAAGCCGCTCCGCTTCGCCGAGGGAGAACGGAGACGGAGAGAGGGCCAAGTCCGCCTCTCGTTCGCCGTCCCCGAAAGAGAATCGCCGTCAGTCGGAGTCGCCCGGCAAACGCTCTGCGTCTCGCTCTCCGTCTCGATCAAAGTCTCGTTCCCGCTCCAGGTCTGCGTCTCAAGACTAG
- the srsf6b gene encoding serine and arginine rich splicing factor 6b isoform X2 translates to MYGFVEFEDTRDADDAVYELNGKDLCGERVIVEHARGPRRDRDGYGGGYGGGGRSSSGYSSRSRSGRDKYGPPVRTEYRLIVENLSSRCSWQDLKDFMRQAGEVTYADAHKERTNEGVIEFRSYSDMKRAIDKLDGTDINGRKIRLVEDKPRRRRSYSGSRSRSRSRRRSRSRSRRSSRSRSRSRSRSRSRSKRRSRSRSGRKSRSRSGRKSHSKSPTKSRSRKSKSRSRSRTQKSRSRSDARKSRSKSRSKSRSKSRSKSRSKSRSKAKSERDSRSRSKEKSVSKKSRSRSASPRENGDGERAKSASRSPSPKENRRQSESPGKRSASRSPSRSKSRSRSRSASQD, encoded by the exons at GTACGGGTTCGTGGAGTTTGAAGACACCCGCGACGCAGATGACGCGGTGTACGAGCTGAACGGTAAAGACCTGTGCGGGGAGCGTGTGATCGTGGAGCACGCCCGAGGGCCGCGGCGGGACCGAGATGGATACGGTGGGGGTTATGGGGGCGGCGGGCGCA GCAGTAGTGGTTATAGCAGCAGGAGCCGAAGCGGAAGAGACAAATATGGGCCTCCGGTTCGCACAGAGTACCGTCTGATCGTGGAGAACCTGTCCAGTCGCTGCAGCTGGCAGGACCTCAAG GACTTCATGCGTCAGGCCGGAGAGGTGACCTACGCCGACGCCCACAAAGAACGGACCAATGAGGGCGTGATTGAGTTTCGCTCCTACTCCGATATGAAGAGAGCTATTGACAAGTTGGATGGCACCGATATTAACGGAAGAAAAATCCGTCTGGTGGAGGACAAGCCCAGACGCCGCCGTTCCTACTCTGGGAGCAGGTCCAG GTCTCGTAGCAGACGCCGTTCTCGCAGCAGGAGCCGCAGGAGTTCCCGGAGCCGTTCCCGCTCCAGATCTCG GTCAAGGTCCCGCAGCAAGCGCCGCTCCCGCTCCAGGTCCGGTCGCAAGTCCCGCTCCAGGTCCGGGAGGAAGTCTCACTCCAAGTCCCCGACAAAGTCCCGCTCCAGAAAGTCCAAGTCTCGGTCCCGCTCGCGCACGCAGAAGTCCCGCTCTCGCTCCGACGCGCGCAAATCTCGCTCCAAGAGCCGTTCCAAGAGTCGCTCCAAGAGCCGTTCCAAGAGTCGCTCCAAGAGCCGCTCCAAAGCGAAGTCGGAGAGAGATTCCAGAAGCCGCTCCAAGGAGAAGTCTGTGAGTAAGAAGTCCCGAAGCCGCTCCGCTTCGCCGAGGGAGAACGGAGACGGAGAGAGGGCCAAGTCCGCCTCTCGTTCGCCGTCCCCGAAAGAGAATCGCCGTCAGTCGGAGTCGCCCGGCAAACGCTCTGCGTCTCGCTCTCCGTCTCGATCAAAGTCTCGTTCCCGCTCCAGGTCTGCGTCTCAAGACTAG